The following proteins are encoded in a genomic region of Corticium candelabrum chromosome 19, ooCorCand1.1, whole genome shotgun sequence:
- the LOC134194785 gene encoding 3-hydroxyisobutyrate dehydrogenase, mitochondrial-like, protein MLAVRRYSATAARNSSEKIIGFIGLGNMGAHMARNLLRSGHRVLVHDQLSEPVDKLKAEGADVAGSSAEVAAASQRIVTMVPSSPHVREVYTGANGIFSAVQKGSLLIDSSTIDPSVSQEIGKLAREKGADFVDAPVSGGVPAAEKAELTFMVGGSTEAYEEAKKVLESMGKKIFHCGDIGMGEAVKICNNMVLAITMIGTAEAMNLGMRLGLDPKLLADVMNVSTGQSWSSQKYNPVPGVVPGVPASNNYDGGFGAALMLKDLKLGQNAAFETSSSTLMGSVATHVYQILCKQGYSRKDFSSIFHFLQSEK, encoded by the exons ATGTTGGCTGTTAGACGATATTCCG CCACTGCAGCAAGAAACTCTAGTGAGAAG ATCATTGGCTTCATTGGCCTCGGAAACATGGGAGCTCACATGGCCAGAAACTTGCTAAGATCAGGTCACAGGGTGTTAGTTCACGACCAGCTGTCTGAACCAGTAGACAAGCTGAAAGCAGAGGGAGCTGATGTAGCAGGAAGTTCGGCTGAAGTAGCAGCTGCTTCACAGCGGATTGTGACGATGGTACCATCGAG TCCTCATGTCAGAGAAGTGTACACAGGAGCCAACGGCATTTTTAG tgCTGTTCAAAAGGGTAGTCTCTTGATTGACTCGAGTACCATCGATCCTTCTGTGTCTCAGGAGATTGGGAAACTGGCAAGGGAGAAAGGCGCCGATTTTGTTGATGCTCCAGTCTCTGGAG gtgtTCCTGCTGCTGAGAAAGCAGAGTTGACGTTTATGGTTGGAGGAAGTACGGAAGCGTATGAAGAAGCCAAGAAGGTGCTTGAATCGATGGGGAAGAAGATCTTTCATTGTGGTGACATTGGTATGGGAGAG GCTGTTAAAATATGTAACAACATGGTACTTGCAATCACAATGATCGGAACAGCAGAAGCCATGAATCTAGGCATGAG ACTAGGACTTGATCCAAAACTACTTGCTGACGTAATGAATGTTAGCACTGGACAATCGTGGTCAAGCCAAAAGTACAATCCAGTGCCTGGTGTAGTTCCTGGTGTTCCTGCTAGCAATAACTACGATGGAGGATTTGGAGCAGCCCTAATGTTAAAG GATTTGAAATTGGGACAGAATGCTGCATTTGAGACGTCCTCTTCAACTTTGATGGGCTCAGTAGCTACTCACGTGTATCAAATTTTGTGCAAGCAAGGTTACAGCAGGAAGGACTTTTCATCAATATTTCACTTTTTGCAATCTGAGAAATGA